A genomic stretch from Gorilla gorilla gorilla isolate KB3781 chromosome 20, NHGRI_mGorGor1-v2.1_pri, whole genome shotgun sequence includes:
- the SGTA gene encoding small glutamine-rich tetratricopeptide repeat-containing protein alpha, giving the protein MDNKKRLAYAIIQFLHDQLRHGGLSSDAQESLEVAIQCLETAFGVTVEDSDLALPQTLPEIFEAAATGKEMPQDLRSPARTPPSEEDSAEAERLKTEGNEQMKVENFEAAVHFYGKAIELNPANAVYFCNRAAAYSKLGNYAGAVQDCERAICIDPAYSKAYGRMGLALSSLNKHVEAVAYYKKALELDPDNETYKSNLKIAELKLREAPSPTGGVGSFDIAGLLNNPGFMSMASNLMNNPQIQQLMSGMISGGNNPLGTPGTSPSQNDLASLIQAGQQFAQQMQQQNPELIEQLRSQIRSRTPSASNDDQQE; this is encoded by the exons ATGGACAACAAGAAGCGCCTGGCCTACGCCATCATCCAGTTCCTGCATGACCAGCTCCGGCATGGGGGCCTCTCGTCCGATGCTCAGGAGAGCTTGGAAG TCGCCATCCAGTGCCTGGAGACTGCGTTTGGGGTGACGGTAGAAGACAGCGACCTCGCGCTCCCTCAGACTCTACCGGAGATATTTGAAGCGGCTGCCACGGGCAAG GAGATGCCGCAGGACCTGAGGAGCCCCGCGCGAACCCCGCCTTCCGAGGAggactcagcagaggcagagcGCCTCAAAACCGAAG GAAACGAGCAGATGAAAGTGGAAAACTTTGAAGCTGCCGTGCATTTCTACGGAAAAGCCATCGAGCTCAACCCAGCCAACGCCGTCTATTTCTGCAACAG AGCCGCAGCCTACAGCAAACTCGGCAACTACGCAGGCGCGGTGCAGGACTGTGAGCGGGCCATCTGCATTGACCCGGCCTACAGCAAGGCCTACGGCAGGATGGG CCTGGCGCTCTCCAGCCTGAACAAGCACGTGGAGGCCGTGGCTTACTACAAGAAGGCGCTGGAGCTGGACCCCGACAACGAGACGTACAAGTCCAACCTCAAGATAGCGGAGCTGAAGCTGCGGGAGGCCCCCAGCCCC ACGGGAGGCGTGGGCAGCTTCGACATCGCCGGCCTGCTGAACAACCCCGGCTTCATGAGCATG GCTTCGAACCTAATGAACAATCCCCAGATTCAGCAGCT CATGTCCGGCATGATTTCGGGTGGCAACAACCCCTTGGGAACTCCCGGCACCAGCCCCTCGCAGAACGACCTGGCCAGCCTCATCCAGGC GGGCCAGCAGTTTGCCCAGCAGATGCAGCAGCAGAACCCAGAGTTGATAGAGCAGCTCAGGAGCCAGATCCGGAGTCGGACGCCCAGCGCCAGCAACGACGACCAGCAGGAGTGA